The genomic segment TGGTGAATCGACTCTACCAGGGCGCTCGATGCGGTAGATTCAGCGCATCGCTTCACCTTCGATGGGTCCTATCCCGCCGTTGACCGATCGCCATTCCAGAATGCTCGGCGGCGCCGGGTCCGGCCACGGAGATTCAGGAGAATCATGGTCAAAGCGCAGCCAGTGACCGGCAATATCGCGCACCTGTTCCTAGACCGCCGTCTACAGGACGGGGACGCCGAGCGGGTCGCCCTACATTTGGTCGATGGCGACTGGACCTATCGCGAGGTCCACGCCGCCGCCGAGGCCCTCGCCGCGGAGCTGCGACGGCGCGGCGTCGGGCGCGGCGATCGGGTGTTGATCGCACAGCCCGACGGCGCCGAATACGTCGCTTCACTGTTCGCAATCCTGAAGGTCGGCGCGGTGGTGGTGATGCTCAATCCGCGGCTGCAGGAGGAGACCCTGCGCTTTCTCTTCGATCAGACCGCGGCGCCTTGGGCCTTGATCCATCCGGAGGTCGAGGGGGCCTTCCGGCGAGCCGCTGACGGGGCGGACCATCACCCCGAGCTACTGCTCCTCGGCGGCGCTGCCGGCTGGCCCTGCGAGCGGCCGCCAGAGGCCGAGAGCACCACCCTGGCAGTCGCCGCCGACGAGCCCGCCCTGTGGCTCTTCTCGGGCGGCACGACGGGCTTTCCGAAGGCCGTCGTGCAGCCCCATCGTTCCTTCGCCAACACCACCGAGCTCTATGCTCAACGCGCCCTCGGCTATCGCCGCGACGACGTCACCTTGGCGGTGCCCAAGCTCTACTTCGGCTATGCCACCGGCTCGGCCCTGTTCTTTCCCTTCTCCGTCGGTGCGGCGACGGTGCTCTTCGCCGAGCACCCAACGGCGGCGATTCTGTTCGATCTCATCGCCCGCTTTCGGCCGTCCATCCTGATCAACGTTCCCACCATGATCGGTCAAATGCTGGGCGATCCCGGCGCCGGCGAGCGCGATCTCTCCTGCCTACGCTTCGCCACCTCCGCCGGGGAAGCCTTGCCGGTGCCGCTCTACGAGCGCTGGCGCGACACCTTCGGCGTCGAGCTGCTCGATGGTCTCGGGACAGCCGAGATGTGGCATGTCTTTCTGTCCAATCTGCCGGGAGCGGTCCGCCCCGGAACCCTCGGACGCTGCGTGCCGGGATTCGAGATCAAGGTCTGCAATGACGCCGGCGCCGAGGTGCCGGCCGGCCAGGTGGGGCGTCTGTGGGTGCGTGGCGCCTCCCGTGCCCTCGAGTACTGGCGCAACCCGGAGAAAACCGAGCAGGCCT from the Acidobacteriota bacterium genome contains:
- a CDS encoding benzoate-CoA ligase family protein; translated protein: MVKAQPVTGNIAHLFLDRRLQDGDAERVALHLVDGDWTYREVHAAAEALAAELRRRGVGRGDRVLIAQPDGAEYVASLFAILKVGAVVVMLNPRLQEETLRFLFDQTAAPWALIHPEVEGAFRRAADGADHHPELLLLGGAAGWPCERPPEAESTTLAVAADEPALWLFSGGTTGFPKAVVQPHRSFANTTELYAQRALGYRRDDVTLAVPKLYFGYATGSALFFPFSVGAATVLFAEHPTAAILFDLIARFRPSILINVPTMIGQMLGDPGAGERDLSCLRFATSAGEALPVPLYERWRDTFGVELLDGLGTAEMWHVFLSNLPGAVRPGTLGRCVPGFEIKVCNDAGAEVPAGQVGRLWVRGASRALEYWRNPEKTEQAFRGDWFIGGDLVCRDDDGYVTYCGRGDDSLKVGGKWLAPQEVESCLMRHPQVEECAVVGIENAAGLVKPCAVVRVRSPRPGLEDDLKAHVLAHLEPYKHPRRVVLVEDFPRTHLGKIDRGALKRSLSQAQ